Proteins encoded together in one Parasegetibacter sp. NRK P23 window:
- a CDS encoding chemotaxis protein CheB yields MFKVTIPRCDLVMIGGSAGSIDVLLSMLPALKPGFKGVVVLVLHRKRYDDAVLASLFTEKAKFPVKEAEEKEPLKPGAVYLAPADYHLLIEKDHSFSLDYSEKIHYCRPSIDVSFESAADVFGSRMAAILLSGANADGVDGLKAVKSKGGYTIVQSPDFAVVDYMPKQALQHAPVDKIMHEHETTQLLNMLLHG; encoded by the coding sequence TTGTTTAAGGTAACCATACCACGTTGCGACCTCGTAATGATCGGAGGTTCCGCGGGCAGTATCGATGTATTGCTTTCCATGTTGCCTGCCCTGAAGCCGGGCTTTAAAGGCGTGGTGGTATTGGTGTTACACCGCAAGAGATACGATGATGCGGTGCTGGCAAGCCTGTTCACGGAAAAAGCGAAGTTCCCGGTAAAAGAAGCGGAAGAAAAAGAACCATTAAAACCCGGCGCAGTTTACCTGGCGCCGGCAGACTACCATTTGCTGATTGAAAAAGATCATTCTTTCTCCCTCGACTATTCCGAAAAAATTCATTATTGTAGACCTAGCATTGACGTTAGTTTTGAATCCGCCGCGGATGTTTTCGGCAGCCGCATGGCGGCGATCCTGTTGTCAGGCGCAAATGCGGATGGCGTGGATGGATTAAAGGCGGTGAAAAGTAAAGGCGGGTACACCATTGTTCAATCACCTGATTTTGCGGTGGTGGACTATATGCCTAAACAGGCTCTGCAACATGCGCCGGTAGATAAGATCATGCACGAACATGAAACGACGCAGTTGCTGAACATGTTGCTGCATGGTTAA
- a CDS encoding sulfite exporter TauE/SafE family protein, with product MEILGYIAAALIGISLGLIGGGGSILTIPVLVYIFHIDPTLATSYSLFIVGVTSLAGAYSNYRKGYASISLALPLGIVSPFTVFITRRFLLPLVPQELFNIGDFVVTRSLLTMVLFAILMLAASISMLTSKGLKERAPGEKSEGAFGILILYGIGIGLVTGFLGAGGGFLIIPALVIFLRLSMKEAVGTSLFIIAVNSLIGFLGDLGHYTLNWQFLLLITAIAMAGIITGGMLSKTIPGHKLKKGFGWFVLVMGCYIILKELFL from the coding sequence ATGGAAATATTGGGTTATATAGCGGCGGCTTTAATAGGTATTTCACTCGGACTCATAGGAGGCGGAGGGTCAATCCTTACGATCCCGGTACTCGTGTATATTTTTCATATTGATCCCACGCTGGCCACTTCTTATTCGCTCTTTATTGTTGGCGTTACCAGTCTGGCAGGAGCGTACAGCAATTACCGCAAAGGTTACGCAAGCATCAGCCTGGCGCTGCCGCTGGGAATTGTTTCCCCATTCACGGTATTTATTACACGCCGGTTCCTGCTGCCACTGGTGCCGCAGGAATTGTTCAATATCGGCGATTTCGTGGTTACCCGTTCCCTGCTTACCATGGTACTTTTCGCGATCCTGATGCTGGCCGCTTCTATCTCCATGCTCACCAGTAAAGGATTGAAAGAACGGGCGCCCGGTGAAAAAAGCGAAGGCGCTTTTGGCATATTGATTCTATATGGCATCGGCATTGGATTGGTGACCGGATTCCTGGGGGCGGGCGGGGGCTTTCTCATCATTCCGGCGCTGGTCATTTTCCTTCGTTTGTCGATGAAAGAAGCCGTGGGCACCTCGTTGTTCATCATAGCCGTGAATTCTCTGATCGGTTTCCTGGGCGATCTCGGACATTATACCTTGAATTGGCAATTCCTGCTGCTCATCACTGCCATCGCCATGGCGGGTATCATTACGGGAGGGATGCTTTCGAAGACGATTCCGGGGCACAAACTGAAAAAGGGATTCGGCTGGTTCGTGCTGGTGATGGGCTGTTATATTATCCTGAAGGAGTTGTTCCTGTAG
- a CDS encoding response regulator — translation MILIVDDNQENIFSLQRLLHLNRFDTDTASSGEEALKKILKNDYSLVILDVQMPGMDGFEVAESITSINKARDIPIIFLSAVNTEKRFVTKGYASGGMDYLTKPFDPDILLMKVKTFYRLYEQSKQLNAAHEALRMAAANLEQRVSDRTRELELMNRELEARNHDLQQFASVASHDLQEPLRKIHVFSNMVRDKFLGDNEEALSYMNRILSSSQRMSNLINDLLMHSGLSVSGQFEKVDMNAMVREVLTDLELTIEEKRAKVKLNDIPSIEAIPGQIRQALQNILSNALKFCHSERTPVISINGERTASTEPGAPADENGDFCRITIADNGIGFEDIYSEKIFTIFQRLNPRATYDGTGIGLAIVKKIVEKHNGFVWANGLEHHGATFTLILPLSQKRN, via the coding sequence ATGATTCTGATTGTGGACGACAACCAGGAAAATATTTTCTCCCTGCAACGCCTGCTGCACCTGAACCGTTTCGATACCGATACCGCAAGTTCGGGCGAAGAAGCATTGAAGAAAATATTGAAGAATGATTACTCCCTTGTTATCCTGGACGTGCAAATGCCGGGCATGGATGGTTTTGAAGTAGCCGAATCCATCACCTCCATCAACAAAGCGCGTGATATTCCCATTATTTTTCTTTCCGCGGTAAATACAGAAAAGCGTTTCGTTACCAAAGGATATGCTTCCGGGGGAATGGATTACCTCACCAAACCATTCGACCCGGATATCCTGCTGATGAAAGTGAAAACTTTTTACAGGTTATACGAACAGTCTAAACAACTGAATGCCGCGCATGAAGCGCTCCGTATGGCTGCGGCCAACCTGGAACAAAGGGTTTCCGACCGTACACGGGAACTGGAACTGATGAACCGCGAACTGGAAGCGCGCAACCACGACCTGCAACAATTCGCTTCTGTAGCGTCTCACGACCTCCAGGAGCCCCTCCGGAAAATACATGTGTTCAGCAATATGGTGCGGGACAAGTTCCTCGGCGACAATGAAGAGGCACTGTCTTATATGAACAGGATACTTTCTTCCTCCCAACGGATGTCGAACCTTATCAACGACCTCCTCATGCACTCGGGATTGTCCGTTTCCGGACAATTTGAAAAAGTGGACATGAACGCGATGGTACGCGAAGTGCTCACCGATCTTGAACTCACCATTGAAGAAAAAAGAGCGAAGGTGAAACTGAATGATATTCCTTCCATAGAAGCTATTCCAGGCCAAATCAGGCAGGCATTACAGAACATTCTTTCCAATGCCTTGAAATTCTGTCATTCTGAACGGACTCCTGTTATCAGCATTAATGGAGAAAGAACCGCTTCAACGGAGCCCGGTGCCCCGGCGGATGAAAACGGGGATTTCTGCCGGATTACCATCGCGGATAACGGGATAGGTTTTGAAGACATCTATTCCGAAAAAATATTCACCATTTTCCAGCGGCTGAATCCTCGCGCCACTTATGATGGAACGGGCATCGGGCTTGCCATCGTAAAGAAGATCGTGGAGAAACACAATGGGTTTGTATGGGCGAATGGCCTTGAACACCATGGTGCCACCTTCACCCTTATCCTGCCATTATCCCAAAAACGCAACTAA
- a CDS encoding protein-glutamate O-methyltransferase CheR yields the protein MEGKTLEDAEIDLLLEDLLEMYGYDFSDYARASLKRRMNRLFQLDRFPSFAEFRFKLRSDPEYLRRFVAEVSVNVTEMFRDPLFYRTLREEVLPVLATHPLIRIWHAGCATGEEVYSMAIMLKEANLLHKSLLYATDINPNALSKLKTGIFSATPMRQYSDNYRMSGGKLDFSSYYTAHYDRVKFHDLLGQKIIASTHNLVSDSSFNEFQLILCRNVLIYFNKELQDRALELFDQSLESLGFLALGAKETVRFSSIAKKYRQLENKEKIWRKIV from the coding sequence GTGGAAGGGAAAACATTGGAAGATGCTGAGATTGATCTGTTGTTGGAGGACCTGCTGGAAATGTACGGGTACGATTTCTCCGATTATGCCCGTGCTTCCCTCAAGCGCCGCATGAACAGGCTTTTCCAGCTCGACCGGTTCCCCAGTTTCGCGGAGTTCCGTTTCAAATTAAGAAGTGATCCCGAATACCTGCGCCGCTTCGTGGCCGAAGTTTCGGTGAATGTAACGGAAATGTTCCGTGATCCGCTTTTTTACAGAACCTTACGGGAAGAGGTTCTGCCAGTACTGGCCACGCATCCGTTGATCCGGATCTGGCACGCTGGTTGCGCCACGGGCGAAGAAGTTTATTCCATGGCTATTATGTTGAAGGAAGCGAACCTGCTGCATAAATCATTATTGTATGCGACCGATATCAATCCCAATGCGCTTAGTAAATTAAAAACGGGCATCTTCTCCGCCACGCCCATGCGGCAGTATTCTGATAACTACCGCATGTCGGGTGGAAAGCTGGATTTCTCCTCGTATTATACCGCGCATTACGACCGGGTAAAGTTCCACGATTTGCTGGGACAGAAGATCATCGCTTCCACGCATAACCTGGTGTCCGATAGTTCTTTCAACGAATTCCAACTCATTCTTTGCAGAAACGTACTCATCTATTTCAACAAAGAATTGCAGGACCGTGCATTGGAACTCTTCGACCAAAGTCTTGAATCGCTGGGTTTCCTGGCGCTTGGAGCAAAGGAAACGGTGCGTTTTTCCAGCATCGCTAAAAAATACCGGCAACTCGAGAACAAAGAAAAAATCTGGAGGAAAATTGTTTAA
- a CDS encoding response regulator has translation MQFAKATFQRNLLIGFGLSLLLLIVSSIASYLSITNLLESARLVNHTNEVIKKLEVIPSVLKDAETAQRGYLLTGEETFLEPFKGTYDQLLNQLDEVRVTTSDNPLQQQSVEALAGLVKSRMKMLEQLIRNKKNGVTVSVDDLRKGKEYMDAARTEVEIMERREQELLQERTKEMNRLAGYTPVVIVVAAILALLITIMFYARVKADFDQRIILQKALQDKDQEIQDRIESIRAIADKVSAGDYSVRVSDAAGDNLGTLAGNLNKMAASLETSFKRISDNEWVQTGIAKMNNTMIAEEMLEALSDRIVEYVALYTGSQVGALYVKERESLHFYAGYAYHENSSRAVYHVGEGMVGQAARTGERILLEAIPEEQVAVSFATGDVKPKNIVLVPLKQGYHIKGVLELGSVHPFSERTLSFLEAIAEDLGTAIASAQNRQRLQELLEETQSQAEELQSQHSELENLNTELEAQAQKLQASEEELKVQQEELMQTNQELEERSRLLEERNMLIAERNMEIQTKAEQLELSTKYKSEFLANMSHELRTPLNSILLLSRLMSENNNGNLSPEDVEYAKVIQSAGNGLLSLIDEILDLSKIESGKMELEYGRVAVSDIVRDMRALFEPVAQEKGLELKLTIQQGVPSALETDKMRLEQILRNLLSNALKFTAQGYVHMDVFRPTDESNYIGISVKDTGIGIPKEKQHLIFEAFQQADGSTRRKYGGTGLGLSISRELARLLGGEIQLHSNVDQGSEFVVYVPLEKAQTAALPPAPKKVAEVQPEQEAEQKTVTVDPYISPSIPEAIPDDRNQIVPGDNVILIVEDDTNFAFSLLEYARKNKYKGVLSVRGDEAVPLAITYKPRGILLDIQLPVKSGWEVMEELKNNPQTRHIPVHIMSSHTVRRESLLTGAVDFINKPVAFEKINEIFGKIEEVLSRDPKKVLIVEENPKHARALAYFLESFQVNAEISSDVNESIDALTRRNIDCVILDMGVPDKHAYNTLDEVKRTPGLEQLPIIVFTGKSLSRSEELRIRQYADSIVVKTAHSYQRILDEVSLFLHMVEEHRRPEEKKYMRLGGLNEVLSNKKVLVADDDVRNIFSLTKTLEQYGMSVISAVDGKEALQQLDAHPDVNIILMDMMMPEMDGYESIARIRKNPRYKNLPILAVTAKAMTGDREKCIKAGASDYITKPVDIDQLLSLLRVWLYD, from the coding sequence ATGCAATTCGCAAAAGCTACTTTTCAGCGCAACTTACTCATCGGTTTTGGCCTTTCACTGCTGCTGCTCATCGTGAGCTCTATTGCTTCTTACCTCAGCATCACCAACCTGCTCGAAAGCGCGCGCCTGGTGAACCATACCAATGAAGTGATCAAAAAACTTGAGGTGATCCCTTCTGTGCTGAAAGACGCGGAAACTGCACAACGCGGCTACCTGCTTACAGGAGAGGAAACTTTTCTGGAACCTTTTAAAGGCACTTACGATCAATTGCTGAACCAGTTGGATGAGGTACGCGTAACCACCAGCGACAACCCGTTGCAGCAACAAAGCGTGGAAGCGTTGGCCGGCCTGGTGAAAAGCAGGATGAAAATGCTGGAGCAACTGATCCGGAATAAAAAAAATGGGGTAACCGTTTCGGTGGATGACCTCAGAAAAGGGAAAGAATACATGGATGCCGCCCGCACCGAAGTGGAGATCATGGAACGGCGCGAGCAGGAATTGTTGCAGGAGCGCACCAAAGAAATGAACCGCCTCGCCGGTTACACGCCGGTGGTGATCGTGGTGGCCGCAATACTGGCCTTGCTCATCACCATTATGTTCTATGCAAGGGTGAAAGCCGATTTCGACCAAAGGATCATTCTACAGAAAGCCCTTCAGGACAAGGACCAGGAAATACAGGACCGGATTGAATCCATACGCGCCATCGCCGACAAGGTGAGCGCCGGAGATTATTCCGTCCGGGTAAGTGACGCTGCGGGAGACAACCTCGGTACACTCGCGGGCAACCTCAACAAAATGGCCGCTTCGCTGGAAACATCCTTCAAACGGATTTCCGATAACGAATGGGTGCAAACCGGTATCGCGAAGATGAACAATACCATGATTGCTGAAGAAATGCTGGAAGCGCTTTCCGACAGGATCGTGGAGTATGTGGCGCTGTATACCGGCAGCCAGGTGGGTGCATTGTACGTAAAGGAAAGGGAAAGCCTGCATTTTTACGCGGGTTACGCTTACCATGAAAACAGTTCGCGCGCCGTGTATCATGTAGGAGAAGGCATGGTGGGGCAGGCCGCGCGCACCGGCGAAAGAATATTACTCGAAGCCATACCCGAAGAACAGGTAGCGGTGAGTTTCGCTACCGGTGATGTAAAGCCGAAGAATATCGTATTGGTCCCGCTGAAGCAGGGTTATCATATCAAAGGCGTGTTGGAACTGGGTTCGGTTCATCCGTTCTCCGAAAGAACCTTATCCTTCCTCGAAGCAATCGCGGAAGATCTTGGCACTGCTATCGCTTCAGCGCAAAACAGGCAACGCTTGCAGGAACTGTTGGAAGAAACGCAGTCGCAGGCCGAGGAACTGCAGTCGCAACACAGTGAGTTGGAGAACCTGAACACTGAGCTCGAGGCCCAGGCCCAGAAACTGCAGGCATCTGAAGAAGAACTGAAAGTACAGCAGGAGGAACTGATGCAAACCAACCAGGAACTCGAGGAAAGGTCACGTTTGCTGGAAGAACGCAATATGCTGATCGCTGAACGGAACATGGAAATCCAGACCAAGGCCGAACAACTGGAACTGAGCACCAAGTACAAATCTGAGTTCCTGGCCAATATGAGTCATGAGTTGAGAACGCCGCTCAATTCGATTCTGCTGTTGTCCAGGCTGATGTCCGAGAACAACAACGGCAATCTTTCTCCCGAAGATGTGGAATACGCCAAAGTGATCCAGAGCGCGGGTAACGGACTGCTGTCCCTGATTGATGAGATATTGGATCTTTCCAAGATTGAATCGGGCAAAATGGAACTGGAATATGGAAGGGTAGCGGTTTCTGATATTGTACGCGATATGCGCGCGTTGTTCGAGCCCGTTGCCCAGGAAAAAGGACTGGAACTGAAACTTACCATACAGCAAGGGGTGCCTTCCGCATTGGAAACGGACAAAATGCGTTTGGAGCAGATCCTGCGTAACCTGCTTTCCAACGCGTTGAAGTTTACCGCTCAGGGCTATGTGCACATGGATGTGTTCCGGCCCACGGATGAAAGCAATTATATCGGCATCTCCGTGAAGGATACCGGTATTGGTATTCCCAAAGAGAAGCAGCACCTTATTTTTGAAGCCTTCCAGCAGGCCGATGGCTCCACCCGGAGGAAATACGGCGGCACCGGACTGGGGCTGTCCATCAGTCGTGAACTGGCACGCTTACTGGGCGGCGAAATTCAATTGCACAGCAATGTGGACCAGGGCAGCGAATTCGTGGTGTATGTACCACTGGAAAAAGCACAGACCGCGGCCCTGCCACCAGCGCCGAAAAAGGTTGCTGAAGTACAGCCGGAGCAGGAAGCGGAACAAAAAACAGTCACCGTTGATCCCTATATTTCTCCCTCCATTCCGGAAGCTATTCCCGACGACAGAAACCAGATCGTCCCGGGCGATAATGTGATCCTGATCGTGGAAGACGACACCAATTTCGCTTTTTCTCTATTGGAATACGCGCGGAAGAACAAATACAAGGGGGTGCTTTCCGTTCGGGGCGACGAAGCCGTTCCGCTGGCCATCACCTACAAACCAAGAGGTATCTTGCTTGATATCCAGTTGCCGGTTAAATCCGGTTGGGAAGTGATGGAAGAACTGAAGAACAATCCGCAAACCAGGCATATCCCGGTGCACATTATGTCTTCGCATACGGTAAGACGGGAGAGCCTGCTTACCGGCGCTGTGGACTTCATCAACAAACCCGTCGCGTTTGAAAAAATCAACGAGATATTCGGTAAAATAGAAGAAGTGCTTTCCCGCGATCCGAAGAAAGTGCTGATTGTGGAAGAGAATCCCAAACATGCCCGGGCCCTGGCGTATTTCCTGGAATCCTTCCAGGTGAACGCGGAGATCAGTTCCGATGTGAACGAAAGCATCGACGCGCTCACGCGCCGCAACATTGATTGTGTAATCCTGGATATGGGGGTTCCCGACAAGCATGCCTACAATACACTGGATGAGGTGAAGCGCACGCCCGGACTGGAACAGTTGCCCATCATCGTGTTCACGGGAAAAAGCCTGTCGCGTTCCGAAGAGCTGCGCATCCGTCAGTATGCGGATTCCATCGTGGTGAAAACGGCGCATTCTTACCAGCGTATCCTGGATGAAGTGTCACTGTTCCTGCACATGGTGGAAGAACACCGTCGTCCGGAAGAAAAAAAATACATGCGCTTAGGCGGATTGAACGAAGTGCTGAGCAATAAAAAAGTACTGGTGGCGGATGATGATGTGCGAAACATTTTCTCGCTCACAAAAACATTGGAGCAATACGGCATGAGCGTGATCTCCGCCGTGGATGGCAAAGAGGCCCTGCAGCAACTGGATGCACACCCCGATGTAAACATCATACTGATGGATATGATGATGCCTGAAATGGATGGCTATGAATCCATCGCCCGCATCAGGAAGAACCCGCGGTATAAGAACCTGCCTATCCTGGCCGTAACGGCGAAAGCCATGACCGGCGACCGCGAGAAGTGCATCAAGGCAGGCGCTTCTGACTATATCACCAAACCCGTGGATATTGACCAACTGCTGTCTTTATTACGGGTATGGTTATACGATTAA
- a CDS encoding pirin family protein: MRPIRKIHRALPAHVHDLITFRALPTRSVEYIDPFLFLNHHGPQVYPSNNNGLPFGPHPHRGMETVTFIIDGDVAHADNGGHKSVINSGGIQWMTAGKGLIHTEVSSPQFKKEGGKLEILQLWLNLPRKHKMTDPFYKGVQADEMPVFTLPEDAGTLELIAGVWEGNHGAVQPLTDVFLSLVKLKQGAKWTTMVPAGRNIFLYVVRGSVEVNGKQAEMHDLVEFELSEEKINISAGNEVILIFGHATPLGEPVVSHGPFVMNTQEEIMQAFEDYEAGAFGSVEIL, encoded by the coding sequence ATGCGACCTATTCGGAAAATTCACCGCGCCCTTCCGGCGCATGTACATGACCTGATCACTTTTCGTGCGCTGCCCACGCGCTCAGTGGAATATATTGATCCATTCCTGTTCCTCAACCATCATGGCCCGCAGGTATATCCGTCCAACAACAATGGATTGCCTTTCGGCCCGCACCCGCACAGGGGGATGGAAACGGTCACTTTTATCATTGATGGTGATGTGGCCCACGCCGACAATGGCGGTCATAAAAGCGTGATCAATTCCGGTGGTATCCAGTGGATGACCGCGGGGAAGGGATTGATACACACGGAAGTATCCTCGCCTCAGTTTAAAAAAGAAGGCGGAAAGCTGGAAATATTACAGCTCTGGCTCAACTTGCCCCGGAAGCATAAAATGACCGATCCCTTCTACAAAGGTGTGCAGGCCGATGAGATGCCGGTGTTCACTTTACCGGAGGACGCCGGAACTTTGGAACTGATCGCAGGCGTATGGGAAGGGAATCACGGTGCCGTACAACCGCTTACCGATGTATTTCTTTCTCTGGTGAAGTTGAAGCAAGGTGCGAAGTGGACCACCATGGTGCCAGCCGGAAGGAACATATTCCTGTATGTGGTGCGCGGTAGCGTGGAAGTGAATGGTAAACAGGCGGAGATGCACGACCTGGTGGAGTTTGAATTGTCAGAAGAAAAAATAAATATATCAGCGGGCAACGAAGTGATCCTTATTTTCGGTCACGCCACGCCGTTGGGAGAGCCCGTTGTTTCCCATGGTCCTTTTGTGATGAATACGCAGGAGGAAATCATGCAGGCTTTTGAAGATTATGAAGCAGGCGCCTTCGGATCGGTCGAAATTTTATAA
- a CDS encoding response regulator: protein MNLNTILIVDDDARNIFALSAVLKAKKFHCISAAGGGEALALLENGPHISVVLLDMMMPDIDGYELLSMIRGNDAFAHIPVIAVTAQAMVGDREKCLAAGADAYISKPVDVDALLELLQQHLK, encoded by the coding sequence ATGAACCTTAACACTATCCTGATTGTTGATGATGATGCCCGGAACATCTTCGCGCTCAGTGCCGTACTGAAGGCGAAAAAGTTCCATTGCATCTCTGCCGCGGGTGGCGGGGAAGCGTTGGCGCTGCTGGAGAATGGTCCGCACATCAGCGTGGTATTGCTGGATATGATGATGCCCGACATCGATGGCTACGAACTATTGAGCATGATTCGCGGAAATGACGCGTTCGCGCACATTCCCGTGATCGCGGTTACCGCGCAAGCCATGGTGGGGGACCGGGAGAAATGTCTTGCCGCAGGCGCGGACGCCTATATCTCCAAACCCGTAGATGTGGATGCCCTGTTGGAATTGTTGCAACAACATTTAAAATAA
- a CDS encoding sorbosone dehydrogenase family protein, with amino-acid sequence MKLAFLHLAIGSALCFAACNSAPKPEEPANDLQSAVDVVELPEPFATKSANNFSKVIGWPAEKTPFAPEGFTVKKFAGDLMNPRMIYVAKNGDIFVAESNTEVKGVKKVAAEISGKAKSMKTGNSANQIRLLRDKDGDGVAESSSVFLAGLNQPFGMLILDGHFYVANTDGIVRYPYKEGDSVISAKGTTIAALPAGGYNNHWTRNLIANADGSKIYVSVGSASNVAEHGMKEEERRAAILEMNPDGSGEKIYASGLRNPVGMDWAPGTNVLWTAVNERDGLGDELVPDYLAGVQPGGFYGWPWLYFGDKVDPRLEEEAKTLNKTALVPDVALGSHTASLGLAFYKAGNFPEKYKNGAFIGQHGSWNRSQLSGYKVVFVPFSNGKPSGNPEDFLTGFIGDASKSEVYGRPVGVAFSANGGLLVADDAGNTIWHVSKQ; translated from the coding sequence ATGAAGTTAGCTTTTCTACACCTTGCTATTGGCTCAGCTCTTTGTTTTGCGGCCTGCAATTCAGCGCCGAAACCGGAAGAACCGGCCAACGACCTTCAATCCGCGGTGGACGTGGTGGAACTTCCCGAGCCATTCGCCACAAAATCAGCCAACAATTTCAGTAAAGTGATTGGCTGGCCAGCGGAAAAAACACCTTTCGCGCCGGAAGGCTTTACCGTAAAAAAGTTCGCGGGCGACCTGATGAATCCCCGCATGATCTATGTAGCGAAGAACGGAGATATTTTCGTGGCGGAATCCAATACAGAAGTGAAAGGTGTGAAAAAGGTGGCGGCCGAAATCAGCGGCAAAGCGAAATCCATGAAAACAGGAAACAGCGCCAACCAGATCAGGTTGCTGCGCGATAAGGATGGCGATGGTGTTGCAGAATCCTCCTCCGTTTTTTTAGCCGGTCTCAACCAGCCCTTCGGCATGCTGATCCTGGATGGTCATTTTTATGTGGCGAACACGGATGGCATCGTAAGGTATCCTTATAAAGAAGGAGATTCGGTGATCAGCGCCAAGGGTACTACAATCGCCGCGCTCCCCGCCGGAGGCTACAACAACCACTGGACGAGGAACCTCATCGCCAACGCCGACGGCTCCAAAATATATGTATCGGTGGGAAGCGCCAGCAATGTGGCCGAACATGGCATGAAGGAGGAAGAACGCCGTGCCGCTATCCTGGAAATGAATCCTGATGGCAGTGGAGAGAAAATATACGCCAGCGGTTTAAGAAATCCCGTGGGCATGGACTGGGCCCCCGGCACCAATGTGCTCTGGACCGCGGTAAACGAAAGGGATGGATTAGGAGATGAACTCGTTCCGGATTATCTGGCCGGCGTACAGCCCGGAGGATTCTACGGATGGCCGTGGTTGTATTTCGGCGACAAAGTGGATCCGCGTTTGGAAGAAGAAGCCAAAACCCTGAATAAAACGGCCCTGGTACCCGATGTAGCCCTGGGTTCACATACCGCTTCTCTCGGACTTGCCTTCTACAAAGCAGGAAACTTCCCTGAAAAATATAAGAATGGTGCATTCATAGGACAACATGGTTCCTGGAACCGCTCGCAACTGTCGGGCTACAAAGTGGTGTTTGTACCGTTCTCCAATGGAAAACCATCCGGCAATCCGGAAGATTTTCTTACGGGGTTCATTGGCGATGCCTCCAAAAGCGAGGTGTACGGAAGACCCGTTGGCGTTGCGTTTAGCGCCAATGGCGGACTCTTAGTGGCCGATGATGCCGGGAATACTATCTGGCACGTGAGCAAACAGTAA
- the namA gene encoding NADPH dehydrogenase NamA yields MHLFSPYTIKSITFRNRIAVSPMCQYSAVEGLASNWHLVHLGSRAVGGAGLVIQEATAVSADGRISNGCLGIWNDAQVEKLKEITAFIKQQGAVPGIQLAHAGRKSSAAVPWEGGRQLELEQGSWETVAPSAIAFRPEERVPHALSTEEVHKMIQSFREAALRAVIGGYEVLELHAAHGYLINQFLSPASNKREDQYGGSFENRIRFLLEIITAVQTVWPAQLPLFVRISATEWTPDGWNMEDSVALCKILREKGVDLIDVSSGGNSREQKITVEPGYQVPFAQRIRKETGIATGAVGLITGAQQAEEIITSGAADIVLMARELLRNPYFPLEAAKELGHDISWPNQYARAK; encoded by the coding sequence ATGCATCTTTTTTCACCTTATACCATTAAAAGCATTACGTTCCGCAACAGGATCGCGGTATCTCCCATGTGCCAGTATTCCGCGGTGGAAGGACTGGCCAGCAACTGGCACCTGGTGCACCTCGGAAGCCGCGCGGTAGGCGGAGCGGGGTTGGTGATCCAGGAAGCGACCGCCGTTTCAGCGGATGGACGTATTTCCAATGGTTGTCTGGGTATATGGAACGATGCGCAGGTGGAAAAACTGAAAGAGATCACCGCTTTCATAAAACAACAGGGAGCCGTCCCCGGCATTCAATTGGCCCATGCGGGCAGAAAATCCAGTGCAGCAGTGCCCTGGGAAGGTGGACGGCAGTTAGAATTGGAGCAGGGCAGCTGGGAAACCGTAGCGCCTTCGGCTATCGCCTTCAGGCCCGAAGAACGCGTTCCGCACGCGCTTTCAACCGAAGAAGTGCATAAGATGATCCAAAGTTTCAGGGAAGCGGCCTTACGCGCTGTAATTGGTGGTTACGAAGTACTTGAACTCCATGCCGCGCATGGTTACCTTATTAACCAGTTCCTTTCTCCGGCAAGCAATAAGCGGGAGGACCAATATGGCGGCAGCTTCGAAAACAGAATCCGTTTCCTGCTGGAAATCATCACGGCGGTACAAACAGTGTGGCCCGCGCAGCTGCCATTGTTCGTTCGCATATCCGCCACAGAGTGGACCCCGGATGGCTGGAACATGGAAGATTCAGTTGCCCTGTGCAAAATACTCCGGGAAAAAGGTGTTGATCTTATTGATGTATCATCTGGCGGCAACAGCCGCGAACAGAAGATCACGGTAGAGCCGGGGTACCAGGTTCCTTTTGCCCAACGCATCCGGAAAGAAACAGGGATAGCCACCGGTGCGGTAGGCTTGATCACTGGTGCGCAGCAGGCGGAGGAAATCATTACCTCGGGTGCGGCGGACATTGTCCTGATGGCAAGAGAACTTTTGCGTAATCCCTATTTCCCGCTGGAAGCGGCAAAAGAATTGGGCCACGATATTTCATGGCCCAATCAGTATGCACGTGCCAAATAA